One Punica granatum isolate Tunisia-2019 chromosome 3, ASM765513v2, whole genome shotgun sequence genomic window carries:
- the LOC116202065 gene encoding putative cyclic nucleotide-gated ion channel 15 isoform X1, translated as MGFSNSRSVRFCDDLESLKLAGNKGDEAMRLKYSIDGAQVYEAAGSHRVPRNVPQRAGNKSLKAKVLSRVFSEDFERVKRKILDPRGQTIRRWNRIFLVACLVSLFVDPLFLFLPIVRGEQCIDLGVTLEVVLSIVRTLADIFYIAQIFIRFRTAYVAPPSRVFGRGELVIDSSKIARRYLRKGLWIDLIAALPLPQVLMWLVIPSLNGSTLTNTKTVLRFIIIFQYLPRLFLIFPLLLQIIKATGVVTETAWAGAAYNLMLYMLASHVLGACWYLLSIERQEDCWRWVCETQRESCQSGLLDCRRINDPNRNTWFRSSNLTSLCDPSNNSYNFGIYGDAVTFDVTSSPFFNKYFYCLWWGLKNLSSLGQNLSTSTYVGEIVFAIIIATLGLVLFALLIGNMQTYLQSTTVRLEEWRIRRTDTEQWMHHRQLPPDLRQLVRKYDQFKWVATRGVDEEALLKGLPVDLRRDIKRHLCLDLVRQVPLFDQMDERMLDAICERLKPALCTEATFLVREGDPVNEMLFIIRGHLDSYTTNGGRSGFFNSCRIGPGEFCGEELLTWALDPRPSAVLPSSTRTVKAVSEVEAFALRAEDLKFVAAQFRRLHSKQLRHKFRFYSHHWRTWAACFIQAAWRRFKKRKEVAELRAREDAASPEPNLTSPGPGLALYAARLTTSTRRSGNSISDSDSSMVGSLQKPTEPDFSVDED; from the exons ATGGGTTTCAGCAATTCAAGATCAGTCAG ATTCTGCGATGATCTTGAATCACTGAAGCTTGCCGGCAATAAGGGAGATGAAGCCATGAGGCTCAAGTACAGCATCGATGGTGCGCAGGTCTATGAGGCCGCAGGTTCTCACAGGGTGCCCCGGAACGTGCCCCAGAGAGCCGGGAACAAGTCATTGAAAGCTAAGGTGCTTTCCCGGGTTTTCTCGGAGGATTTCGAACGGGTGAAGAGGAAAATATTAGATCCTCGCGGGCAAACCATCCGCCGGTGGAACAGGATCTTCCTGGTTGCGTGCTTGGTTTCACTCTTCGTCGACCCTCTATTCCTCTTCTTGCCCATTGTTCGGGGCGAGCAATGCATAGATCTCGGGGTGACCCTTGAAGTGGTTCTCAGTATAGTGAGAACACTAGCAGATATCTTTTATATAGCTCAGATCTTCATTCGGTTTCGGACAGCTTACGTCGCGCCTCCATCTCGTGTTTTCGGGAGGGGAGAGCTTGTTATAGATTCATCAAAAATCGCACGGAGATATCTCCGGAAAGGTCTCTGGATAGACCTTATCGCTGCTCTGCCCCTTCCTCAG GTTCTGATGTGGCTTGTCATCCCGAGCCTGAATGGTTCGACGCTCACCAACACGAAGACTGTGCTCCGTTTCATAATAATCTTTCAGTACCTCCCAAGGCTATTCCTTATATTCCCTCTCTTATTGCAAATCATCAAGGCCACAGGCGTCGTGACCGAGACAGCTTGGGCTGGGGCCGCCTACAATCTCATGCTTTACATGTTAGCAAGCCAT GTACTAGGAGCTTGCTGGTATCTTTTATCGATCGAACGTCAAGAAGATTGCTGGAGATGGGTTTGTGAGACTCAGCGGGAATCTTGCCAAAGCGGGCTTTTGGATTGCCGCCGGATCAATGATCCCAACCGCAACACTTGGTTCCGATCAAGCAATCTCACAAGTTTGTGCGATCCATCAAACAACTCCTACAATTTCGGCATTTATGGCGATGCGGTGACTTTTGATGTAACTAGCTCTCCGTTCTTCAACAAGTACTTTTACTGCCTTTGGTGGGGCCTCAAGAACTTGAG TTCATTGGGGCAAAATCTTTCGACAAGCACTTATGTTGGAGAAATCGTCTTTGCAATCATCATAGCGACTCTCGGGCTGGTCCTCTTTGCTTTGCTCATTGGCAATATGCAA ACATACCTTCAATCAACGACGGTGCGGTTAGAAGAGTGGAGGATCAGGAGGACTGATACAGAGCAGTGGATGCATCACAGGCAGCTGCCTCCCGATCTAAGGCAATTGGTTCGCAAGTATGACCAGTTCAAGTGGGTGGCTACAAGAGGAGTCGACGAAGAAGCCCTTTTAAAGGGCCTTCCCGTAGATCTCAGAAGAGATATCAAGCGCCACCTTTGCCTCGACTTAGTCCGACAA GTTCCCTTGTTTGATCAAATGGATGAGAGAATGCTCGACGCCATCTGCGAGAGGCTGAAGCCAGCCCTGTGCACCGAGGCAACATTTCTTGTGCGGGAAGGCGACCCAGTGAACGAGATGTTATTCATTATCCGGGGTCATTTGGACTCATACACTACAAATGGGGGCCGCAGTGGGTTCTTCAATTCGTGTAGGATCGGACCTGGGGAGTTCTGCGGCGAGGAGTTGCTCACATGGGCCCTGGACCCTCGCCCCAGTGCCGTCCTCCCCTCATCCACACGAACTGTGAAGGCTGTATCCGAGGTGGAGGCCTTCGCCCTCCGGGCAGAGGACCTGAAGTTTGTTGCAGCACAATTCCGGCGGCTCCATAGTAAGCAACTCAGGCACAAGTTCCGGTTCTACTCGCACCATTGGCGGACCTGGGCGGCATGTTTCATACAGGCTGCCTGGCGCCGGTTcaagaagaggaaagaagTTGCGGAGCTCAGGGCCCGAGAGGACGCTGCGTCACCTGAGCCAAATTTGACCTCACCCGGGCCTGGTCTTGCATTGTATGCAGCAAGGCTCACCACGAGCACTAGGAGGAGTGGAAACAGTATATCAGATTCAGATTCCAGCATGGTCGGGTCGCTGCAGAAGCCCACAGAGCCGGACTTTTCAGTGGATGAGGACTGA
- the LOC116202065 gene encoding putative cyclic nucleotide-gated ion channel 15 isoform X2, translating to MRLKYSIDGAQVYEAAGSHRVPRNVPQRAGNKSLKAKVLSRVFSEDFERVKRKILDPRGQTIRRWNRIFLVACLVSLFVDPLFLFLPIVRGEQCIDLGVTLEVVLSIVRTLADIFYIAQIFIRFRTAYVAPPSRVFGRGELVIDSSKIARRYLRKGLWIDLIAALPLPQVLMWLVIPSLNGSTLTNTKTVLRFIIIFQYLPRLFLIFPLLLQIIKATGVVTETAWAGAAYNLMLYMLASHVLGACWYLLSIERQEDCWRWVCETQRESCQSGLLDCRRINDPNRNTWFRSSNLTSLCDPSNNSYNFGIYGDAVTFDVTSSPFFNKYFYCLWWGLKNLSSLGQNLSTSTYVGEIVFAIIIATLGLVLFALLIGNMQTYLQSTTVRLEEWRIRRTDTEQWMHHRQLPPDLRQLVRKYDQFKWVATRGVDEEALLKGLPVDLRRDIKRHLCLDLVRQVPLFDQMDERMLDAICERLKPALCTEATFLVREGDPVNEMLFIIRGHLDSYTTNGGRSGFFNSCRIGPGEFCGEELLTWALDPRPSAVLPSSTRTVKAVSEVEAFALRAEDLKFVAAQFRRLHSKQLRHKFRFYSHHWRTWAACFIQAAWRRFKKRKEVAELRAREDAASPEPNLTSPGPGLALYAARLTTSTRRSGNSISDSDSSMVGSLQKPTEPDFSVDED from the exons ATGAGGCTCAAGTACAGCATCGATGGTGCGCAGGTCTATGAGGCCGCAGGTTCTCACAGGGTGCCCCGGAACGTGCCCCAGAGAGCCGGGAACAAGTCATTGAAAGCTAAGGTGCTTTCCCGGGTTTTCTCGGAGGATTTCGAACGGGTGAAGAGGAAAATATTAGATCCTCGCGGGCAAACCATCCGCCGGTGGAACAGGATCTTCCTGGTTGCGTGCTTGGTTTCACTCTTCGTCGACCCTCTATTCCTCTTCTTGCCCATTGTTCGGGGCGAGCAATGCATAGATCTCGGGGTGACCCTTGAAGTGGTTCTCAGTATAGTGAGAACACTAGCAGATATCTTTTATATAGCTCAGATCTTCATTCGGTTTCGGACAGCTTACGTCGCGCCTCCATCTCGTGTTTTCGGGAGGGGAGAGCTTGTTATAGATTCATCAAAAATCGCACGGAGATATCTCCGGAAAGGTCTCTGGATAGACCTTATCGCTGCTCTGCCCCTTCCTCAG GTTCTGATGTGGCTTGTCATCCCGAGCCTGAATGGTTCGACGCTCACCAACACGAAGACTGTGCTCCGTTTCATAATAATCTTTCAGTACCTCCCAAGGCTATTCCTTATATTCCCTCTCTTATTGCAAATCATCAAGGCCACAGGCGTCGTGACCGAGACAGCTTGGGCTGGGGCCGCCTACAATCTCATGCTTTACATGTTAGCAAGCCAT GTACTAGGAGCTTGCTGGTATCTTTTATCGATCGAACGTCAAGAAGATTGCTGGAGATGGGTTTGTGAGACTCAGCGGGAATCTTGCCAAAGCGGGCTTTTGGATTGCCGCCGGATCAATGATCCCAACCGCAACACTTGGTTCCGATCAAGCAATCTCACAAGTTTGTGCGATCCATCAAACAACTCCTACAATTTCGGCATTTATGGCGATGCGGTGACTTTTGATGTAACTAGCTCTCCGTTCTTCAACAAGTACTTTTACTGCCTTTGGTGGGGCCTCAAGAACTTGAG TTCATTGGGGCAAAATCTTTCGACAAGCACTTATGTTGGAGAAATCGTCTTTGCAATCATCATAGCGACTCTCGGGCTGGTCCTCTTTGCTTTGCTCATTGGCAATATGCAA ACATACCTTCAATCAACGACGGTGCGGTTAGAAGAGTGGAGGATCAGGAGGACTGATACAGAGCAGTGGATGCATCACAGGCAGCTGCCTCCCGATCTAAGGCAATTGGTTCGCAAGTATGACCAGTTCAAGTGGGTGGCTACAAGAGGAGTCGACGAAGAAGCCCTTTTAAAGGGCCTTCCCGTAGATCTCAGAAGAGATATCAAGCGCCACCTTTGCCTCGACTTAGTCCGACAA GTTCCCTTGTTTGATCAAATGGATGAGAGAATGCTCGACGCCATCTGCGAGAGGCTGAAGCCAGCCCTGTGCACCGAGGCAACATTTCTTGTGCGGGAAGGCGACCCAGTGAACGAGATGTTATTCATTATCCGGGGTCATTTGGACTCATACACTACAAATGGGGGCCGCAGTGGGTTCTTCAATTCGTGTAGGATCGGACCTGGGGAGTTCTGCGGCGAGGAGTTGCTCACATGGGCCCTGGACCCTCGCCCCAGTGCCGTCCTCCCCTCATCCACACGAACTGTGAAGGCTGTATCCGAGGTGGAGGCCTTCGCCCTCCGGGCAGAGGACCTGAAGTTTGTTGCAGCACAATTCCGGCGGCTCCATAGTAAGCAACTCAGGCACAAGTTCCGGTTCTACTCGCACCATTGGCGGACCTGGGCGGCATGTTTCATACAGGCTGCCTGGCGCCGGTTcaagaagaggaaagaagTTGCGGAGCTCAGGGCCCGAGAGGACGCTGCGTCACCTGAGCCAAATTTGACCTCACCCGGGCCTGGTCTTGCATTGTATGCAGCAAGGCTCACCACGAGCACTAGGAGGAGTGGAAACAGTATATCAGATTCAGATTCCAGCATGGTCGGGTCGCTGCAGAAGCCCACAGAGCCGGACTTTTCAGTGGATGAGGACTGA